The Acipenser ruthenus chromosome 28, fAciRut3.2 maternal haplotype, whole genome shotgun sequence sequence agttctgaatgctgtcgagatcattttgaatgacctttgctgctgcaacagtgtttgccactcctcctattttttgtgtcgtctgcaaatttaacacgtttgcttactataccagaatctaaatcattaatatagattaggaatagcagatgacctaatattgatccctgtggtacaccactggttacctcgctccattttgaggtttcttctctaatcagtactgttttctacatgttaatcattccctaattcatgtgcatgcatttctttgctttgcaattattcattgtcgatgttgcatcctcaaaaaaatcggttagttagacacgattagttagttagacacgatctccctttcctaaaaccatgctgactgtctcccaggataagctactaacaaccaaacgagcaagacgggctgaatggcctcctctcgtttgtaaattttcttatgttcttatgttcttattttatttgtggtcaagttaaaacaatcaaacaattaatattggtggttatatagagagtagtttgaaaagattctaaaaaatatatagcagaactaaaataatgtaatataattaacattacttatttTTCAACTAATATCAACATGATAGAAATTCACTCCAGAAAATatctctgttattattattattattattattattattattattattattattattattattattattattattattattaataataataataataataataatatctttgcaAAACAGTTTTACAAAGGTGTACTTAAGGGTTAGTTATAGTGTCAAGAAAACGCTACACTTCAATGTAACAAATGTGCAGTCAGCGTATAGTTGTCTTTTGATCGTTcgcctttttatttaaaaacttctACCTAGCTCTAGTATATACACTTTACCGTTCCTTAAAACCATctgtctgtatttaatataaaacgaATAATTCCATGTGGTGCAAAATGTAACTTTACAAAACATGCACTTTCTCAAAATAGTTAGCAGTTTTTGATGAGCGTCCTCGCGCTTAAAGATAAACAAAACCTGGGCATGCGCAGTACAGGATGAAAACAGTCTGGGCATGCGCAATAAGCAAAGTAGAAATATTTGATAGATAGAATAAATTGATGTGACACCGgtactgtaatttattttcttaaacaattTAATTATAGGTTATGTTTGTCACCAATTCCTTGAAGCAACAAATAACAGATCTGTTGTTCTTAACAGTCTCTGAATCCACACAAATTGTGTGTTTTTCTCGTTAATACAGGACGCTATTAGTTAAACACAAAcgcaaatttaaaaatatataaaagtttattaatttatacaaaagcaacatggtataaaaataaaacacatcttcaaacataaataattgaataaatagatacaatgaatatttaaataaataggcaATACTGGTaggttacatttaaaaatgccGTAACAGCAGatgaatttaaataatttaacattttaacaaatacaCATCGCTGCGTCAATAAGTACAATAACATTTTTTCAGTCATTTTAGTGTATTTCCGCTTTGTCCATGAGCAGCTGAACTTGGGTTAAACTGTTTACTGCTTCTTTTCTTACAATTTCCCAAGCACAAAAACTGTAGTCCTGAAAAGGAACAAGGAAAACATATTCAACAAACAGTTAACAAAGCGAGCTTAATatgtaatattaaatatgtatttatcaaCGAAAATACAGACGTAGAAAATTCAGAAGCTTAGAAACTTCGGATAATCCGTTTATACCTGCTATATAGCCCACTGTCAAAACAAATATTACACTTGAAGAAAACACGTTAGTCCCTGTTACACACATGGTTATACTGTTTTAAAGTATTACATGAAAGTATGCTGTGCCCgagaatataaaaatacattcatcctcaccttgtcttttaaaatattttccagtTTCTCAAAATACGCCTTTAGCACCAGGTGGCTGCCTTGTGGCTCTCCATCTTCGACCTGCACCTGCACAGATTAGTAAGAAgtctgatttaataataatagtacttaAAAAATAgtactttaaaaaagaaatccatcatacAGTGTCTTAATTCCGTTTACAAAGATGTATTTGATGTACAACTCacttatataaacttatataaaGTTTACGAAGTCTACAGTAATTGTAATAAACGTGCTTGTTTAAAAAAGGGGGATTAGAAATATACGGCCACAGACAAACACCGAAAGTCTCCCTCTGGCAAATCATTTGAATTCACTTCTAACTGCAGACTGTCTCAGCCGCATCGCGATTTACACACTTGATATTCTGTTTTCAGGTAATATACTGTACTTACACATTGTTTTACTCTTTGAATCTGGCGATGAAGGATGTTATGAAAGATATCCAGATTAGTCTTATTCCAAGTTGCAGGCTTCTGCCCACTCAGGAAAATGATGTTGACGTGATTGAGTGCTTCATAAACCGTCATCTTGATGTCTTCAATCTATAGACACAtcatgaaacataaaaaatgtgcaagaaataaatacatatatagcctatatatagATCTAATACATGACAACCATcaaaaagttttatatatatatatatatatatatatatatatatatatatatatatatatatatatatatatatatatgtattctctATTCGACAGTAGATATATGTCAGCCTTGTACACTAAGCCCTACATACCTTTGAGTCCCCTGTAATCTCATAGGCATCCAGCGGCACTGCAATCGCTACGTTCTCTTTTTTGCATTGCTCAGGAAAATTGCCTCCCTGTACacaaataatcaaaaataaatatcagtTAAATAAACTTAAAGTAAGCCATTAACTGTTCGACAAGTGACTGAATGACCAAGTTCTCGAACAGTCTGTTTATCTTATTTCCATCTTACCAGGTCGATCAGTTGTTGTTTGTGTATTTGAGTCAGGTGTCCGAGCATCTTGCACGTCGTTGGCATTGAGAAAGTCGGCGACCAGAGGCACAGCACGATGCAGCACACAACAAAGACGTTTTCAAAAGCCATTCTGTGATCAGCTCTGGTATGACTAACctgaaatacaagaaaaatatacaattaaatatatgaaaCAGTGCGTAAATTacaatacacaattcaaaatCTCACCAACATGTTACATTAGAATATCTTAAAAGGCACTTACTTCAGTAGGATGTTCAGATGTGTTTCGAAGAATGTTATGCTTCTTAAATTCATGCTGCTGCTGTATTTAAAGGACGAAATCAAAAAcgaatagtattaaaaaaaattacagagaATGATGAAGTTTCGGTTTCGTGTCACTGTCTAAGACGAAGCTGTTGCACGTTTAAACTGCTGTAGTTATCGCAACTTTCCATTAATACGCTTGAGGGAGTATATCGTCCACATTAAGGCAATAAATGTGCTGTTGTGCAAAAAATGAGAGTGTATCAAAGGAATGAGAGTGTATCAAAAAGGAATGAGAGTGTATCAAAAAGAAACCACAGCAATGGCAAATTGCTTCTATAAAGTTAGGCTCTATTGTGTAAGTTAAGATATTAACTACGTGCACCAGGGGTACAGTGCTGCGGTGTTGTCAGCGAGCCCCGACCCCTCACTTCTctggcagggagagcaccgcttctGTACTTCACGTGTGGAATATTTAACTGttctgctcctattaatatatagAGATAGGTATACATGTGCATAATCCATACatataagcaaagaatacaatagcggtaaaaaaaaaccttgagcGATAAATCatgaaaaagtttgaatatagcgtgcctcTGGTCTAGAGTAATGAGTAAGAGAGTTGAAAGGAACTCGTATTaacgctgtgctgaggtgtcagcgttttacagtTACATGTAATAATGGAactgttcttatttttagaccgaTATatgcactgtacaaaaacaacgaAAAGACAACTCcattatatataattttctttatAGGAAACTATTTTTTTCGGTCTTCCATCATCCAGCCATGTCCAATATCCAGCTAAAGACTGATCAAAGGAAGATACATTTGGTGACTGTTTTTGGGGGACCGGACGGCGCAGTATGTTAGGTCTATCTGTCATGGCTATAAGATGAAAAGATAGGTTCGCCATATGACTATTAAACAATTAGATTGTTTTGCTGGTCACTGCCTAATTGCTTTGcctatagtttttttaaaaattattttacataatggcatatattatttcaatatcgATAAATTAATATTGTGTTAAGGCGGTACATTTAATAATTCTGGTTTCTAAAACTGGTATGGAATTTCACCTCTGATGTACTTGTTGGGGAAAATAAACTTTGAAAGTCGTCTTGGTGAAATGGGGAACCGCGATCAACACACTTTCCATTAGAGTGAcaccattattatttttaatagtcTCTATCAACCTATTTTTCTTAGGGAATACAAATAAAGATGAACAGTCTCGCCAGATTTCTGGCAGGTGCGTGGTATAGCACCGGAACCTCCAAACCGCAAATGTTGACAAACGACAGCACTGCAGACCCACTGTTCAAATGTCGATGGcaaatgtttgaaataaatatctaaaataaACGTTTTCTATGGGACTATAATGttcattaccccccccccccccccgtcttacCACGTTCCTTACATACAAATATTATTTGGAACTCCCCGAATTcccacgattaaaaaaaaaaaacgctttcttGATTCATTGACGTCTAGAAAGGTTTTCATtttctattgtgtttttttttttttttgcggtaagaccctcacaattctttgtgtaaaaaagtgcctcctatattctgttctgaatgcccctttatctaatctccatttgtgacccctggtccttgtttctttttcaggtcgaagaagtcccctgggtcgacattgtcaataccttttagaatttggaatgcttgaatcagatcaccgtatagtcttctttgttcaagactgaatagattcaattattttagcctgtctgcatacaacatgccttttaaacccgggataattctggtcgctcttctttgcactctttctagagcagcaatatcctttatgtaacgaggtgaccagaactgaacacaatattccaaaTGAAgtcttactgatgcattgtaaagttctaacatcacttcccttgatttaaattcaacacttttcacaagatatctgagcatcttgttggcctttttttatagcttcttacaattggtacaagatatcacattatacattatttcacattatacagatatcacattatttttacatccatccatccatccatccatccatccatccattatcattaaccgcttacagggttgcggtgagccgaagcctaacccggcatacacagggcgcaaggcaagactacaccctggacgggacgccagtccatcgcagggcaccacagacacacactcacacagagggcaatttagagtgaccaatcaacctggacagcatatGTTTGGATtctgggaggaaaccggagtacctggagaaaacccacacgaacacagggagaacttgcaaactccacacagacagtaccctaggccggatttgaacctaggaccctggcgctgtgaggcagcagcgctaaccactacgccactgtGCCAcccatttttacatacaattacccatttatacagttgggattttactggagcaatctaggtaaagtaccttgctcaaggatacaacagcagtgtcccccacctgggattgaacccacgaccctctggtcaagagtccagagccctaaccactactccacattgctgccttGGTCCTAGGTCTTTctcatgatatttataatgcacatttttattgcctgtgtgaagtaccttacacttttccctattaaatgtcatttgccatgtgtctgcccagttctgaatgctgtcgagatcattttgaatgacctttgctgctgcaacagtgtttgccactcctcctattttttgtgtcgcctgcaaatttaacacgtttgcttactatagcagaatctaaatcattaatgtagattaggaatagcagatgacctaatattgatccctgtagtacaccactggtttcctcgctccattttgaggtttcttctctaatcagtactgttttctacatgttaatcactccctaattcatgtgcatgcatttctttactttgcaattattcattgtcgatgttgcatcctcaaaaaaaatcggttagttagacacgattagttagtta is a genomic window containing:
- the LOC131701989 gene encoding interferon a3-like; translation: MAFENVFVVCCIVLCLWSPTFSMPTTCKMLGHLTQIHKQQLIDLGGNFPEQCKKENVAIAVPLDAYEITGDSKIEDIKMTVYEALNHVNIIFLSGQKPATWNKTNLDIFHNILHRQIQRVKQCVQVEDGEPQGSHLVLKAYFEKLENILKDKDYSFCAWEIVRKEAVNSLTQVQLLMDKAEIH